In Penicillium psychrofluorescens genome assembly, chromosome: 5, a single window of DNA contains:
- a CDS encoding uncharacterized protein (ID:PFLUO_008219-T1.cds;~source:funannotate) — MPKQNSYGVPVALYRGGTSKALFIHEDILPPSGPERDRLLKRMMGSPDPLQLDGMGGSKAVTSKIAIIKKSARQGIDVDYTFVQVGVSDDTISYGGNCGNISSAVGPFAIDEGLVEFRPGSSIEPGKKAQEVRIYNTGTKKEIVAHVPIDESGCFEDQGNQEIAGVPGKASPILMDYRSSIGAILSKGILPTGRPIDVVSVGGKDIEVTTCDVANPCVFVKAHDFGITGYESAADLTANETWIAKCQELRGKVAELLGLTNDWTTWDTISPFAPLPIFVAPPQDSAKGYVSARLFLDKMCHESMAGTGAICTAASSRVLGTIVNKVIGKAAELDALDIIHPIGIMSVCVQKEVNLGSDGLPVFRTLSFIRTARRIMDGTVYIPKEFAPAEPTKKAIEDAPPPITKILADFVHQTEYKQLNDRARTTLKNLIVDYIGVTAAATQKAESTGPVYEAISRLNGANGSYTVIGKDRKFNAQYAALLNGFLGHSLDFDDTYADGSLHAGVTTITAGFVAAEQTSVSSETVLVALAVGYEVTCRLGRALGQAAYSRGFHNTATAGIFGAVATIAKIKGLSVPVIEMAFGLAGSKAAGSMQYLENGSWNKRLHPGFAVHDAWLCVELAESGVVGAKKIFEGRFGFFNAYTPAKVDYDKLLHSLGTEWEFLKSIWKPFPACRMTHGLIAMVDKLRTHSTPSKEVKSITIRLPEYQLPIVGAPTPNKIHPQNIVDAQFSAYYQVALAWLHGGYTGWAGYDRLHDSDLHALTDRINISSDKSLHKFQQKIAIEFVGGSVITEIIQPMPEDGAGEFSSDKVFAKYLGLASPVYGEDQARHIKEVVYNLEQYKMWELIGLLQ; from the exons ATGCCGAAACAGAACAGCTATGGCGTCCCTGTCGCGTTGTATCGAGGCGGAACTAGTAAAGCACTGTTCATCCATGAAGATATACTTCCTCCATCAGGCCCTGAGAGGGATCGCCTGTTAAAACGGATGATGGGGTCACCAGACCCGCTTCAGCTTGATGGAATGGGCGGATCAAAAGCGGTTACCTCAAAGATCGCTATTATCAAAAAGTCGGCCCGTCAAGGTATCGATGTCGACTATACCTTCGTTCAAGTCGGAGTTTCAGACGACACAATATCCTACGGAGGCAATTGTGGCAACATATCGTCCGCCGTTGGACCATTTGCCATTGACGAGGGCTTGGTCGAGTTCAGGCCGGGCAGTTCAATTGAACCTGGAAAGAAGGCGCAGGAGGTTCGCATTTATAACACTGGAaccaagaaagaaattgTGGCACATGTCCCAATTGATGAAAGCGGATGCTTTGAAGACCAAGGAAACCAGGAGATTGCCGGTGTTCCAGGGAAGGCGAGTCCTATTCTGATGGATTATCGATCA TCTATTGGAGCAATCCTCTCTAAAGGAATTCTCCCAACTGGAAGACCAATAGATGTGGTCAGCGTGGGTGGAAAGGATATCGAAGTGACTACTTGCGACGTCGCCAACCCATGTGTGTTCGTCAAAGCGCACGACTTCGGCATCACTGGCTATGAGAGTGCCGCCGATCTCACAGCCAACGAAACCTGGATTGCAAAATGCCAAGAGCTACGAGGAAAAGTAGCGGAACTTCTTGGCTTGACCAACGATTGGACAACCTGGGACACAATCTCCCCGTTCGCGCCTTTGCCGATATTCGTCGCTCCCCCGCAAGATTCGGCCAAGGGCTATGTTTCAGCTCGACTTTTCCTCGATAAAATGTGCCATGAAAGCATGGCTGGCACAGGTGCCATTTGCACAGCAGCTTCCAGTCGTGTCCTTGGCACTATTGTCAACAAAGTGATTGGCAAGGCAGCAGAACTAGATGCTCTCGAcatcatccatcccatcGGAATTATGAGTGTATGTGTTCAAAAAGAAGTCAATTTGGGATCCGACGGTCTACCGGTGTTTCGCACACTCTCTTTTATCCGAACCGCGCGCCGTATCATGGATGGGACGGTGTATATACCCAAAGAGTTTGCGCCGGCAGAGCCCACGAAGAAAGCAATTGAAGATGCCCCTCCTCCGATTACAAAGATATTGGCGGATTTTGTGCATCAGACAGAGTACAAACAACTCAATGACCGAGCGAGAACAACTTTGAAAAACCTCATAGTCGACTACATCGGTGTTACTGCTGCCGCCACACAGAAAGCCGAGTCTACTGGACCTGTGTACGAGGCTATCTCAAGGCTCAATGGAGCAAATGGTTCTTACACTGTGATTGGAAAAGACAGGAAATTCAACGCTCAGTATGCTGCTCTCCTGAACGGGTTCCTTGGTCATTCCCTCGACTTCGATGACACATATGCGGATGGTTCTCTGCACGCTGGAGTTACAACAATAACGGCAGGGTTTGTAGCCGCCGAGCAGACATCTGTCAGTAGTGAAACCGTTCTCGTCGCACTTGCAGTGGGGTATGAAGTGACATGCCGTCTCGGAAGAGCTCTTGGTCAAGCAGCTTACTCGAGAGGATTCCATAACACCGCAACGGCCGGTATTTTCGGGGCTGTAGCGACCATTGCGAAAATCAAGGGTCTTTCCGTACCTGTCATCGAGATGGCATTCGGCCTTGCGGGATCAAAAGCGGCCGGATCAATGCAATACCTCGAGAATGGGTCTTGGAACAAGCGATTGCATCCAGGATTTGCAGTCCATGACGCCTGGCTTTGCGTGGAATTAGCAGAATCAGGAGTTGTTGGTGCGAAAAAGATCTTTGAGGGCAGATTTGGATTTTTCAACGCATACACTCCGGCAAAGGTCGATTACGACAAGCTTCTTCACTCACTCGGGACTGAATGGGAGTTCCTGAAGTCAATCTGGAAGCCATTTCCAGCCTGTCGAATGACGCATGGACTCATTGCTATGGTGGACAAGTTGCGAACCCATAGCACGCCCAGCAAGGAGGTCAAGTCTATCACAATTCGCCTTCCAGAATACCAGCTCCCTATTGTTGGGGCTCCCACGCCCAATAAAATACACCCACAGAATATCGTGGACGCCCAATTCTCGGCTTACTATCAGGTTGCCTTAGCTTGGCTCCATGGTGGATATACTGGCTGGGCCGGGTATGATAGATTGCATGATTCCGATCTTCATGCTTTGACTGATCGGATCAACATTTCATCTGATAAATCATTGCACAAATTCCAACAAAAAATAGCAATTGAGTTTGTGGGTGGTTCTGTCATCACAGAGATCATTCAGCCAATGCCGGAGGATGGGGCCGGAGAGTTCTCTAGCGACAAAGTGTTCGCCAAGTACCTTGGATTAGCATCTCCTGTTTacggagaagaccaagccagACACATCAAGGAAGTTGTGTATAATCTTGAGCAGTACAAGATGTGGGAACTGATAGGTCTACTTCAGTAG
- a CDS encoding uncharacterized protein (ID:PFLUO_008220-T1.cds;~source:funannotate): MNSNPHFDPATMMGLAGASPGRTEDSFDIFEWYPRYQSCQRYFLDHAQHSVPVQALSAFLNIRLPFQRQPNPVFNSSSPSPASSSGGQTPAAGTPPPGAPSVSLIPYIRRLVATGMDFPGVLHGFFGDDWSSGIGPLHEQERRNYLFAAKSGGWASVKKDYDIPPLETIPFLRPLQGPLDAEIEAAERSWSEWLAMEDWMVGPRAPDTLHDSSSQNSRPRSARG; the protein is encoded by the coding sequence ATGAATTCAAATCCGCACTTCGACCCGGCCACTATGATGGGTTTGGCCGGCGCCTCGCCCGGACGAACAGAAGACAGCTTCGATATCTTCGAATGGTACCCGCGCTACCAGAGCTGCCAACGCTACTTCCTGGACCACGCCCAACACAGTGTCCCCGTGCAAGCGCTGTCCGCTTTTCTCAACATCCGCCTCCCATTCCAGCGACAGCCCAATCCAGTCTTCAACTCCTCCTCACCATCACCCGCCTCATCATCCGGTGGCCAGACGCCCGCAGCAGGAACACCACCACCCGGCGCGCCGTCCGTTTCATTGATCCCCTACATTCGGCGCCTAGTGGCTACAGGCATGGACTTCCCGGGGGTCCTTCATGGATTTTTTGGAGACGATTGGAGCAGCGGGATTGGTCCTCTCCATGAACAAGAGCGCCGCAATTATCTTTTTGCAGCGAAGAGTGGAGGATGGGCCTCTGTGAAGAAGGACTACGACATTCCGCCGCTGGAGACGATTCCGTTTTTGCGCCCGCTTCAAGGACCCCTAGACGCTGAGATCGAGGCTGCGGAGCGCAGCTGGAGCGAGTGGCTCGCCATGGAGGACTGGATGGTTGGGCCCCGGGCTCCAGATACCCTCCACGACTCATCTTCGCAGAACTCGCGCCCTCGGAGTGCGCGTGGATGA
- a CDS encoding uncharacterized protein (ID:PFLUO_008221-T1.cds;~source:funannotate) produces MMQNLPHEPEFEQAYKELASTLENSTLFQKYPEYRKALQVVSVPERVVQFRVVWEDDKNQIQINRGYRVQFNSALGPYKGGLRFHPSVNLSILKFLGFEQIFKNALTGLNMGGGKGGSDFDPKGKSDGEIRRFCVSFMTELCKHIGADTDVPAGDIGVTGREVGFMFGTYKKIRNQWQGVLTGKGGSWGGSLIRPEATGYGVVYYVEHMIQHVSGGKESFKGKRVAISGSGNVAQYAALKVIELGGSVISLSDSQGALVLNGEEGSFTPEEINTIAAIKVDRKQISELVNEAAFASKFKYIPGARPWTNIVGRIDVALPSATQNEVSGDEAKALIAAGCKFLAEGSNMGSTQNAIDVFEAHREANSGAAAIWYAPGKAANAGGVAVSGLEMAQNSARVNWSAEEVDSRLKGIMKDCFENGLHTAKEYVTPKEGVLPSLVAGSNIAGFTKVVEAMKDHGDWW; encoded by the exons ATGATGCAGAACCTTCCCCACGAGCCGGAATTCGAGCAGGCCTACAAGG AGCTTGCTTCCACCCTGGAAAACTCCACTCTTTTCCAGAAGTACCCTGAATACCGCAAGGCTCTGCAGGTCGTTTCTGTCCCCGAGCGCGTGGTTCAGTTCCGTGTCGTCTGGGAAGATGACAAGAACCAG ATCCAAATCAACCGCGGTTACCGCGTGCAGTTCAACTCCGCCCTTGGCCCCTACAAGGGTGGTCTCCGGTTCCACCCCTCGGTGAATTTGTCCATCCTGAAGTTCCTCGGCTTCGAACAGATCTTCAAGAATGCCTTGACCGGCCTGAACATGGGCGGCGGCAAGGGCGGTTCCGACTTCGACCCCAAGGGCAAGTCCGACGGCGAGATCCGCCGCTTCTGTGTCTCGTTCATGACCGAGCTCTGCAAGCACATTGGCGCCGACACTGACGTCCCCGCCGGTGATATCGGTGTGACCGGCCGTGAGGTCGGCTTCATGTTCGGCACCTACAAGAAGATCCGCAACCAGTGGCAGGGTGTGCTCACCGGAAAGGGCGGCAGCTGGGGTGGTAGCTTGATCCGCCCCGAGGCCACCGGCTATGGTGTTGTCTACTACGTCGAGCACATGATCCAGCACGTCTCCGGCGGCAAGGAGTCCTTCAAGGGCAAGCGcgtcgccatctccggcTCCGGCAACGTTGCCCAGTACGCCGCTCTCAAAGTCATCGAGCTCGGTGGCTCCGTCATCTCTCTGTCCGACAGCCAGGGCGCCCTGGTCCTCaacggcgaggagggcagcTTCACTCCCGAGGAGATCAAcaccatcgccgccatcaaggTTGATCGCAAGCAGATCTCCGAGCTCGTCAACGAGGCCGCTTTCGCCTCCAAGTTCAAGTACATCCCCGGCGCCCGCCCCTGGACCAACATCGTCGGCCGCATCGACGTTGCCCTTCCCTCCGCGACCCAGAACGAGGTCTCTGGtgacgaggccaaggccTTGATCGCCGCCGGCTGCAAGTTCCTCGCCGAGGGTTCCAACATGGGTTCCACCCAGAATGCCATCGATGTCTTCGAGGCTCACCGCGAGGCCAActccggcgccgccgccatctgGTACGCCCCCGGCAAGGCCGCCAACGCCGGTGGTGTCGCCGTCTCCGGTCTGGAGATGGCCCAGAACTCTGCTCGGGTCAATTGgtccgccgaggaggtcgatTCCCGCCTCAAGGGCATCATGAAGGACTGCTTCGAGAACGGTCTTCACACCGCCAAGGAGTACGTCACCCCCAAGGAGGGTGTCCTGCCTTCGCTGGTTGCCGGTAGCAACATTGCTGGTTTCACCAAGGTTGTCGAGGCCATGAAGGACCACGGTGACTGGTGGTAA